In Serinicoccus marinus DSM 15273, the genomic stretch GCTCGAGCCGCTGCTGACCATCATCGAGGGGGTGGTGCAGCAGCTCGCCTCGACCGGGCGCTGGCGCGTGCGGGTCGTCGGTGCCCTCGACCTGCTGCCTCAGGAGACCGCCGACCGGCTCACCGAGGCCGCTGCGCTGACCGACGACATCGACGCCATGGTCGTCAACGTGGCGATCGGCTACGGCGGGCGCCGGGAGATCGCCGACGCCGTGCGCTCGCTCCTCCGGGACGCCGCCGCGTCCGGAGCCTCGCTCGAGGAGGTCGCCAGCACGGTGACCGTGGAGGACATCGCCGGGCATCTCTACACCCGCGGCCTGCCGGACCCCGACCTGGTGATCCGCACCTCGGGCGAGCAGCGGCTCGGCGGCTTCCTGCTGTGGCAGAGCGCGCACAGCGAGTTCTACTTCTGCGAGGCCTTCTGGCCCGACTTCCGCAAGGTCGACTTCCTGCGCGCGCTGCGGGCCTACGCCGAGCGCGAGCGGCGCTTCGGCAGCTGAGCGACACGCCGCCGCAGCGCGTAGGCGGGACCTGGCTCCCGGCATACCGTCGAGGCAGACGCGGGGCACCCCCGCCCCGCCTCTCGGGAGGCCCACCACATGGAGCTCTGGCTCTGGCGGAGGGCCGGTACCGGCCTACGTCGTGGCGTGGCCCGGTCCCGGACCGCCCACCGCCTGCGACGCGCAGCCCACCGGCGCGCGTCCCCCTGGGAGTCAGCATGAGCATCAGCCGTCCCGTCTCGACCGCCGACCTGCTGGACGAGGCCGTCACCCCCTTCGACGCACTGCCGGAGACCGGCCGCAAGACCTACGTCCTGGACACCTCCGTGCTGCTGTCCGACCCGCGGGCGCTGCTGCGCTTCGCCGAGCACGAGGTCGTCCTGCCGGTGGTGGTCATCTCCGAGCTGGAGGGCAAGCGGCACCACCCGGAGCTCGGGTATTTCGCGCGCCAGGCGCTGCGGATGCTCGACGACCTGCGGGTCGCCCACGGCACCCTGAGCGAGCCGGTGCCGGTGGGGCAGCCGGGGGCAGCCTGCGGGTCGAGCTCAACCACACCGACCCGACCGCCCTGCCCGCCGGCTTCCGGCTCGGGGACAACGACACCCGGATCCTCGCCGTGGCGGCCAACCTGGCCGGCGAGGGCCAGGACGTCACCGTCGTCAGCAAGGACCTGCCGATGCGGGTCAAGGCGTCGTCGGTCGGTCTGGACGCGCAGGAGTACCGCGCCGAGCTCGCGGTCGACAGCGGCTGGACCGGCATGGCCGAGATCGAGGTCGACGACGAGCAGATGCGCCAGCTCTACGACACCGGCCGGCTGGAGCATCCCGGGGCGGTGCAGATGCGCACCCACACCGGGTTGACCATCCTCGGCGCCTCGGGCAGCGCCCTGGGCCGGGTGGCGCCCGACCACACCGTGCGTCTGGTGCGCGGTGACCGGGACGCCTTCGGTCTGCACGGCCGCTCGGCCGAGCAGCGCATCGCGCTGGACCTGCTGCTCGACCCCGACGTCGGCATCGTGAGCCTCGGTGGACGCGCGGGCACCGGCAAGAGCGCGCTGGCGCTGTGCGCTGGGCTCGAGGCGGTCATGGAGCGTCGCCAGCACCGCAAGGTCATCGTCTTCCGTCCGCTCTACGCCGTCGGCGGCCAGGAGCTGGGCTACCTGCCGGGCAGCGAGAACGACAAGATGGGGCCCTGGGCGCAGGCGGTCTTCGACACCCTGGGCGCGGTGGTCTCCACGGAGGTCGTCGAGGAGATCC encodes the following:
- a CDS encoding isoprenyl transferase; protein product: MPTPRDLVYRAYNSSLRRHLPDERLPRHIGVMLDGNRRWARRRGAQTADGHRAGAENIAPFLGWCEEARVEVVTLWLLSTDNLNRAAGELEPLLTIIEGVVQQLASTGRWRVRVVGALDLLPQETADRLTEAAALTDDIDAMVVNVAIGYGGRREIADAVRSLLRDAAASGASLEEVASTVTVEDIAGHLYTRGLPDPDLVIRTSGEQRLGGFLLWQSAHSEFYFCEAFWPDFRKVDFLRALRAYAERERRFGS